From Lysinibacillus sp. SGAir0095, the proteins below share one genomic window:
- a CDS encoding polysaccharide pyruvyl transferase family protein, protein MGSIAFTGYYGMQNYGDDLFVVASTFAAKRYWDMYPEVSIIGSPIDNLDVNFSVTHLRKLYAGHNFVSKLYRTAIMVNSFIQNELVVLSGGSTISSDSSNKMRKLQNMLAEKGISKIAAIGVSIGPFTTKKDIDDAKAFINNFSFLSVRDKFSYNLLHDLEIKIPYVYGKDLAGLIPLLYPYKIEKDDKSNKVLGISLCNYESFLGKDESIEKKRNLAIFNAIKKITDTYRESITIKICVLNTHPIKGDMKISSELVEFLGENFSKVKIVYHESDPIKMWNEISECDAFFSVRLHGGISAFLLDIPFALVEYHNKCSDFLDDILQPSDLKISKKEHDSDYIYNIIERILFDKNVMDGLYPSKKYTHDTIKTFTEAPWVNSK, encoded by the coding sequence ATGGGAAGTATTGCATTTACTGGTTATTATGGTATGCAAAATTATGGTGATGATTTGTTTGTTGTCGCTTCTACTTTTGCTGCGAAAAGGTATTGGGATATGTATCCGGAGGTTTCAATTATAGGATCACCTATTGATAATTTGGATGTGAATTTTTCAGTTACACATTTGAGAAAGCTTTACGCAGGCCATAACTTTGTTAGCAAGTTATATAGAACCGCTATTATGGTAAATTCCTTTATTCAAAATGAATTAGTTGTATTATCTGGTGGATCAACTATAAGTTCGGACTCATCAAATAAGATGAGAAAACTCCAGAATATGTTAGCCGAGAAAGGTATATCAAAAATAGCTGCTATAGGTGTTTCAATTGGTCCTTTCACAACAAAAAAAGATATTGATGATGCAAAGGCTTTTATTAATAACTTTTCTTTTCTCTCGGTAAGAGATAAATTTTCATATAATTTATTACATGATTTAGAAATAAAAATACCATATGTCTATGGAAAAGACTTAGCAGGTCTTATTCCGCTTTTATATCCTTATAAAATTGAGAAAGATGATAAAAGTAATAAAGTTCTAGGGATATCACTATGTAATTATGAAAGTTTTTTGGGTAAAGATGAAAGTATTGAAAAGAAAAGGAATTTAGCAATTTTTAATGCTATAAAAAAAATTACTGACACATATAGAGAAAGTATCACAATAAAGATTTGTGTCCTCAACACTCATCCAATTAAGGGAGATATGAAAATATCTAGTGAACTAGTAGAATTTTTAGGAGAGAATTTTTCAAAAGTAAAAATAGTATATCATGAATCTGATCCAATTAAAATGTGGAATGAAATTAGTGAGTGTGATGCATTTTTTAGTGTAAGACTACATGGTGGAATAAGTGCATTTTTATTGGATATCCCATTTGCACTTGTAGAATATCATAATAAGTGTTCGGACTTTTTAGATGATATATTACAACCAAGTGATTTGAAAATTAGTAAGAAAGAGCATGATTCTGATTATATTTATAATATTATAGAAAGAATATTGTTTGATAAAAATGTTATGGATGGTCTATATCCATCTAAAAAGTATACGCATGATACAATTAAGACATTTACAGAAGCTCCTTGGGTAAATTCAAAATAA
- the galU gene encoding UTP--glucose-1-phosphate uridylyltransferase GalU, which produces MKKVRKAIIPAAGLGTRFLPATKAMPKEMLPIVDRPTIEYIVEEAIASGIEDIIIVTGKGKRAIEDHFDRNFELEANLIEKGKLELLEKVNQSSKVEIHYIRQKEPKGLGHAVWCARNFIGEEPFAVLLGDDIVQAQNPCTKQLIDQYNETGSSVIGVQTVPNEETHRYGIIDPISSNERLYEVSNFVEKPKQGTAPSNLAIMGRYVLTPEIFEFLSLQETGAGGEIQLTDAIQKLNQSQNVFAYDFEGKRYDVGEKIGFVKTTIDMALENEEIRDELLDYLLEKVNEINLALK; this is translated from the coding sequence ATGAAGAAAGTCAGAAAAGCCATCATTCCTGCAGCGGGTTTAGGAACGCGATTCCTGCCAGCCACAAAAGCCATGCCAAAAGAAATGTTGCCAATTGTAGATCGACCAACAATCGAATATATCGTCGAAGAAGCGATCGCTTCAGGAATTGAAGACATCATCATCGTAACAGGTAAAGGAAAACGCGCAATTGAAGACCACTTCGATCGCAACTTCGAGCTGGAAGCCAATTTAATAGAAAAAGGGAAGCTCGAGCTATTAGAAAAAGTAAACCAATCATCTAAAGTGGAAATCCACTATATTCGTCAAAAGGAACCAAAGGGATTAGGTCATGCTGTTTGGTGTGCGCGGAATTTCATAGGAGAAGAACCTTTTGCCGTACTACTCGGCGACGATATTGTACAAGCACAAAATCCTTGTACGAAACAATTAATCGACCAATATAACGAAACAGGGTCATCCGTCATCGGAGTTCAAACAGTCCCGAATGAGGAAACACACCGTTATGGCATAATCGATCCCATTTCATCAAATGAAAGACTATATGAAGTAAGTAACTTCGTAGAGAAACCAAAACAAGGTACAGCTCCTTCTAACCTAGCAATCATGGGGCGCTATGTCCTAACACCTGAAATTTTTGAATTCCTTAGCCTTCAAGAAACAGGGGCAGGTGGCGAAATCCAATTAACCGATGCCATTCAAAAGTTAAACCAAAGTCAAAATGTATTTGCCTATGATTTCGAAGGGAAACGATACGATGTGGGTGAAAAAATAGGCTTTGTGAAAACGACGATTGATATGGCGTTGGAGAATGAAGAAATTCGGGATGAGCTATTGGATTATTTGTTGGAAAAGGTAAATGAAATCAATCTAGCATTAAAATAG
- a CDS encoding glycosyltransferase family 4 protein, with the protein MKKVLFVATVVKKHINVFHLPYLKWFKENGYETHVCARNDFDDPDELSIPFCDKYYDLPFERSPLKTKNINIYKQLKKIIKSNSYDLIHCHTPMGGVLTRLAAKSSRKNGTKVLYTAHGFHFFKGAPLRNWLLYYPIEKWLSKHTDCLITINREDYQTVKSKLKTVNINMVNGVGIDCSKFIPQTSETKVKIRREYGYSEQDFILIYAGELSYRKHQDLLIKAVSHLSNKIPNIKLLLIGEGDLLAQYKQQVTDLGLKEKVKFLGFRKDVSNLMLIADVSVSSSRQEGLPVNVMEAMATGLPLVVTDCRGNRDLVIDGENGFVVGIDDVDNFALSVEKLFFSDNTRYLFGRASLNMVETYSLSKVIEEMKGIYSKYI; encoded by the coding sequence ATGAAAAAGGTTTTGTTTGTAGCAACAGTAGTGAAGAAACATATTAATGTGTTTCATTTACCTTATTTAAAATGGTTTAAAGAAAATGGATATGAGACTCATGTATGCGCTAGGAATGATTTTGATGACCCAGATGAACTCTCTATACCATTTTGTGATAAGTACTATGACCTTCCTTTTGAACGTTCACCTCTTAAAACGAAAAATATTAATATATATAAACAACTGAAAAAGATTATAAAAAGCAATAGTTATGATTTAATTCATTGTCATACACCAATGGGAGGTGTACTTACAAGGCTAGCAGCAAAGTCATCACGAAAAAATGGAACGAAGGTTCTTTACACTGCACATGGATTTCATTTTTTTAAAGGTGCACCTCTGAGGAATTGGTTGTTATATTATCCTATTGAAAAATGGCTATCAAAGCACACAGATTGTTTAATTACAATTAATAGAGAAGATTATCAAACTGTTAAGAGCAAATTAAAAACAGTAAACATAAATATGGTAAATGGAGTTGGAATTGACTGTAGTAAGTTTATACCTCAAACATCAGAAACTAAAGTAAAAATACGTAGGGAATATGGTTATTCGGAACAAGATTTTATATTAATTTACGCTGGAGAGCTTAGTTATAGAAAACATCAAGATCTTTTAATAAAGGCAGTTTCACATTTATCAAATAAGATACCGAACATAAAGCTTTTACTTATAGGTGAAGGTGATCTGCTAGCGCAATACAAACAACAAGTGACCGATTTAGGGTTAAAAGAAAAAGTCAAGTTTTTAGGTTTTAGGAAAGATGTTTCAAATCTTATGTTGATTGCGGATGTATCTGTTTCATCTTCACGACAAGAAGGACTTCCGGTAAACGTAATGGAGGCTATGGCTACGGGGTTACCACTAGTTGTAACAGATTGTAGGGGAAATCGAGATTTGGTAATTGATGGGGAAAATGGTTTTGTTGTAGGAATTGATGATGTAGACAATTTTGCTCTTTCAGTTGAAAAGCTTTTCTTTTCAGATAATACAAGATATCTTTTTGGACGAGCTAGTTTAAATATGGTTGAAACTTACTCGCTAAGTAAGGTTATTGAGGAAATGAAAGGAATTTATTCTAAATATATATAG
- a CDS encoding NAD-dependent epimerase/dehydratase family protein, producing MKKILIIGKSSYVGMSLEKWLGYDFDRYSTDSISVRNDRWKEMDFSVYDVVIHVAGIAHIKETKENAEIYYKVNRDLAYEVAQKAKVEGVEQFIFFSSMSVYGIESGVIDKNSSVQPKSNYGKSKLQAEELLLSIEESFFRVAILRPPMIYGKGCKGNYTKLGKFALIAPIFPDIENKRSMIFIYNLCEFVRLLIDNFDSGVYFPQNRDYVKTSNMVELIAETHGKKIWKIKFLNPIVYYLRRRIGTVNKVFGDLVYDKEISIYKEDYYVVDYTKSIKVTEQK from the coding sequence ATGAAAAAAATATTGATTATAGGTAAAAGCAGTTATGTAGGTATGAGCCTGGAGAAGTGGCTTGGATATGATTTTGATAGATATTCAACTGATTCAATCAGTGTGAGGAATGACCGATGGAAGGAAATGGATTTTTCTGTGTATGACGTTGTCATTCATGTAGCTGGGATAGCACATATAAAAGAAACAAAAGAAAATGCTGAGATTTATTACAAAGTAAACCGTGATTTGGCATATGAAGTTGCTCAAAAAGCAAAGGTTGAAGGTGTAGAGCAGTTCATATTTTTTAGTTCAATGAGTGTTTATGGAATTGAAAGTGGTGTGATTGATAAAAATTCTTCTGTTCAACCTAAAAGTAATTATGGGAAATCAAAGCTTCAGGCTGAGGAATTACTTTTGTCTATAGAAGAAAGTTTTTTTAGAGTAGCTATTCTTCGCCCTCCAATGATTTATGGAAAGGGATGTAAAGGTAATTATACTAAATTGGGGAAATTTGCATTAATAGCTCCTATATTTCCTGATATAGAAAATAAGCGTAGTATGATTTTTATTTATAACCTATGTGAGTTTGTACGATTATTAATAGATAATTTCGACAGTGGAGTATACTTCCCTCAGAATAGAGATTATGTAAAAACGAGCAACATGGTTGAACTGATTGCAGAAACTCATGGTAAGAAAATTTGGAAAATCAAATTTCTTAACCCTATTGTTTACTATCTTCGTAGAAGAATAGGTACGGTGAATAAGGTTTTTGGGGATTTGGTTTATGACAAAGAAATTTCAATCTACAAAGAGGACTATTATGTAGTTGATTATACTAAATCTATAAAAGTAACGGAGCAGAAATAA
- a CDS encoding sugar transferase yields the protein MYLKIKRLIDIILSLIGLITLTPVFIILIILIKLDSKGPVLFKQKRVGKNKTHFNILKFRTMKIETPNDKPTHMLENPEQYITRMGKFLRKTSLDELPQIWNIFVGQMSIIGPRPALWNQYDLIAERDKYGANDVPPGLTGWAQINGRDELPIEVKANLDGEYVEKIGPLMDVKCFFGTVVSVLNSDGVVEGGTGTTANKEIASSEESIFK from the coding sequence GTGTATTTAAAAATTAAAAGATTAATAGATATCATATTATCATTAATTGGCCTTATTACATTAACACCAGTTTTTATAATACTTATTATCTTAATTAAGCTCGATTCGAAAGGTCCTGTATTGTTTAAGCAAAAACGGGTTGGGAAAAACAAAACACATTTTAATATTTTAAAGTTCCGAACTATGAAAATAGAAACACCTAACGACAAGCCGACTCACATGTTAGAGAACCCTGAACAGTATATCACCAGGATGGGAAAGTTTTTGAGAAAAACTTCACTTGATGAGCTTCCGCAGATTTGGAATATCTTTGTTGGTCAGATGAGCATTATTGGACCGAGACCGGCACTTTGGAATCAGTATGATCTGATTGCTGAACGGGATAAGTATGGTGCTAATGATGTACCACCTGGACTAACTGGTTGGGCGCAGATTAATGGTAGGGACGAGCTACCTATTGAAGTTAAAGCAAACTTGGATGGGGAGTATGTTGAGAAGATTGGTCCTTTAATGGATGTTAAGTGCTTCTTTGGGACCGTGGTCAGTGTATTAAATAGTGACGGAGTTGTTGAAGGTGGGACTGGAACTACGGCGAATAAAGAAATCGCGAGTAGTGAGGAGAGTATTTTTAAATGA
- a CDS encoding oligosaccharide flippase family protein — protein sequence MNKIFKESFWLIFGTVLGTFLTFFTQVLLTRFFNVEEYGSYITAMNLINLFAVFVSFGVGDFLVKIFGEEGDFAYRWIKPNFLILTYSLVFSLLILLLIIIFSEFSETTKHLLLYLIPNIILQGLLPLITAIYQIEQNYNKVALYNLVIYIVRFLGVILAIIYFDHVIYIGLITCILSIITIHHFIKILFRLQSKSLRIPNYIYKKRREYPNLLNSLKNSSPYGLAAIFYFIYYQSDIILLSFFKGEEIAGYYNVAFTIISFVYLFPNIIFGKLFLPKLHFWVHHNPKMVKSLYKKSNLIMIIVGLLSVILIMFTAEVLISLVFGERYIDSAQLLILLSLCIPFRFICSVSGTIMSTDNRIYSKVKHQGLTAVLNILLNIILIPYIGVYGAVYSTILCEVFLFILLWNSCKNYIKLIV from the coding sequence ATGAATAAAATTTTTAAAGAAAGTTTTTGGTTAATCTTTGGGACTGTATTAGGTACTTTTTTGACGTTTTTTACTCAGGTTTTATTAACAAGATTTTTTAATGTTGAAGAATATGGTTCCTATATAACCGCAATGAATTTGATTAATTTATTTGCAGTTTTTGTTAGTTTTGGTGTAGGAGATTTTCTTGTAAAGATATTTGGGGAGGAAGGGGATTTTGCGTATAGGTGGATAAAACCTAACTTTTTGATTTTAACCTATTCTTTAGTATTTTCCTTACTCATATTACTACTTATAATAATATTCAGTGAATTTAGTGAGACTACCAAACATTTATTATTGTATTTAATACCTAATATCATCCTACAAGGTTTATTACCATTAATTACAGCAATATATCAAATTGAGCAAAATTATAATAAGGTTGCTTTATATAATCTCGTAATTTATATTGTCAGGTTTCTTGGGGTAATCTTAGCTATTATCTACTTTGATCACGTCATATATATAGGATTAATTACATGTATATTATCGATTATTACAATTCACCATTTTATAAAGATTCTTTTCCGTCTTCAATCTAAAAGTTTACGAATTCCGAATTATATTTATAAAAAGCGTAGAGAATACCCAAATTTACTAAATTCGTTAAAAAATAGTTCTCCTTATGGGTTAGCTGCTATTTTTTACTTTATTTATTACCAAAGTGATATCATTCTATTAAGTTTTTTTAAAGGAGAGGAAATTGCTGGCTACTATAATGTAGCTTTTACAATAATATCCTTTGTTTATTTATTTCCAAATATTATTTTTGGAAAATTATTTTTGCCGAAGCTTCATTTTTGGGTGCATCATAATCCTAAAATGGTTAAAAGTCTATATAAAAAAAGTAATCTTATCATGATAATTGTTGGATTGTTATCGGTAATTTTAATAATGTTTACAGCAGAGGTATTAATATCATTAGTTTTTGGAGAAAGATATATAGATTCTGCTCAACTGCTAATTTTATTAAGTCTATGTATTCCATTTAGATTTATTTGCTCAGTAAGTGGTACTATTATGTCGACAGATAATAGAATATATTCAAAAGTGAAACATCAAGGTTTGACTGCCGTTTTAAATATTTTACTAAATATTATTTTAATACCTTATATCGGTGTATATGGCGCTGTATACTCAACAATTCTTTGTGAAGTATTTCTTTTTATTCTACTTTGGAATAGTTGTAAAAATTATATTAAATTAATAGTTTAA
- a CDS encoding glycosyltransferase family 4 protein, which produces MRIVFLRSNPVQPDPRVEKEVNSLIMAGHEVSVVAWDRSGKYKVNKSFLDLKNGKVAIYRFGIPSDYGAGIKGNIGPLILFQYRLIQWLLKNRGYYDVIHACDFDTAFVSGYLAKLLKKKIIYDIFDYYVDAFNVPKLLKNFIENRDHRLINTVDGVIICSEKRKEQINGTSPKRLAIIHNSPSTSSLKISSLNLNKEKVKIAYIGILAEGRLLKELSEVIINNPDLELHIGGFGTLHEYFQKLSFIHSNIIFYGRLDYSKTLELEKSCDIVTAIYDPKVRNHYFAAPNKFYEALMLGKPIIMVKNTGMDEVVIDNKIGEVIEYNSISLEKAIKNIKKNKTDWPEISIRMKQLYKNNYIWNEMERRLIELYESI; this is translated from the coding sequence ATGAGAATTGTATTTTTAAGATCTAATCCAGTACAACCAGATCCAAGAGTAGAAAAAGAGGTAAATAGTCTTATAATGGCTGGCCATGAGGTATCAGTGGTGGCTTGGGATAGAAGTGGGAAATATAAAGTTAATAAGTCATTTTTAGATTTGAAGAATGGAAAAGTGGCAATATATCGATTTGGAATTCCATCTGATTATGGTGCAGGAATCAAAGGAAATATTGGACCTCTAATATTATTTCAATATCGGTTGATACAATGGTTATTAAAAAATAGGGGATATTACGATGTAATTCATGCTTGTGATTTTGATACGGCTTTCGTGTCTGGATACTTAGCAAAGCTCTTAAAAAAGAAAATTATATACGATATATTTGATTACTATGTGGATGCATTTAATGTTCCTAAACTACTAAAAAATTTTATTGAAAATAGGGATCATAGATTAATTAATACTGTAGATGGTGTAATAATATGTTCTGAAAAAAGAAAGGAACAAATTAATGGTACAAGCCCCAAAAGGTTAGCTATAATTCATAATTCTCCTTCTACTTCAAGTTTAAAAATAAGTTCTTTAAATCTAAATAAAGAAAAGGTGAAGATAGCTTATATTGGAATTCTAGCAGAGGGAAGATTATTAAAAGAATTATCAGAGGTAATTATTAATAATCCAGATTTGGAATTGCACATAGGGGGGTTTGGTACCTTACACGAATATTTCCAAAAACTGTCGTTTATACATAGTAATATTATTTTTTATGGTAGACTAGATTATTCAAAGACTTTAGAATTGGAAAAAAGTTGTGATATAGTTACGGCTATATATGATCCAAAGGTTCGAAACCATTATTTTGCAGCTCCAAATAAATTCTATGAAGCATTAATGTTAGGTAAACCAATTATAATGGTTAAAAATACTGGTATGGACGAAGTGGTCATTGATAATAAAATTGGTGAAGTTATAGAATATAATTCAATCAGTCTCGAAAAAGCAATAAAAAATATAAAAAAGAATAAAACTGATTGGCCAGAAATCTCAATTAGAATGAAACAATTATATAAAAATAATTATATTTGGAATGAGATGGAAAGACGTCTTATTGAATTGTATGAATCAATATAA